In Allorhodopirellula heiligendammensis, the following are encoded in one genomic region:
- a CDS encoding SDR family NAD(P)-dependent oxidoreductase has product MGAYVVLGGTGAVGSALTERLIGSGNHVTISARDSEKARPLQERTGCDVCQATADDSASIAEAVGFAREKHGRLDGAANCIGSILLKPAHLTTDDQWHETLMTNLSSSFFLSRAAAKAMRESGGSIVLVSSVAARYGMANHEAIAAAKAGVEGLTVSLAATYANRGIRVNAVAPGLVKSEMTRSLWESAPIAQASEKMHPLGRLGEPAEVAALMAWLLEPASGWLTGQVIGIDGGLGSIASRR; this is encoded by the coding sequence ATGGGTGCCTACGTTGTATTGGGCGGAACCGGAGCGGTCGGTTCCGCATTGACTGAGAGACTCATCGGCAGTGGCAACCACGTGACGATCAGCGCTCGCGATTCGGAGAAGGCCCGGCCACTGCAGGAACGAACAGGGTGCGATGTCTGTCAGGCCACGGCGGATGACTCCGCATCAATCGCCGAGGCTGTCGGTTTCGCGAGGGAGAAACACGGACGACTCGACGGTGCAGCTAACTGCATCGGATCCATCCTACTGAAGCCTGCCCATTTGACCACTGACGATCAGTGGCATGAAACGCTGATGACAAATCTTTCTTCGTCGTTCTTTCTCTCTCGCGCAGCAGCCAAAGCGATGCGGGAATCAGGCGGGTCGATCGTCCTAGTATCGTCCGTGGCCGCTCGCTATGGGATGGCTAATCACGAAGCGATCGCAGCGGCGAAGGCAGGCGTCGAGGGCCTAACAGTATCTCTTGCTGCTACCTACGCGAATCGCGGGATTCGCGTTAATGCGGTTGCACCTGGGCTAGTCAAATCGGAAATGACTCGGAGTCTGTGGGAATCTGCACCAATCGCTCAGGCATCAGAGAAAATGCATCCGCTCGGTCGACTCGGTGAGCCCGCGGAGGTAGCTGCACTCATGGCCTGGCTACTGGAACCCGCGTCGGGATGGCTCACAGGCCAAGTGATCGGGATCGACGGAGGATTGGGGTCGATCGCGTCGCGTCGCTAG
- a CDS encoding DUF2997 domain-containing protein translates to MSPTIEIVVSPTGQTQVQTKGFTGSKCRQASQFIEQALGQRTSEQLTAEFHQSASQQQSNQQHH, encoded by the coding sequence ATGAGCCCAACCATCGAAATCGTCGTCTCGCCCACGGGCCAAACGCAGGTTCAGACCAAAGGTTTTACCGGCAGCAAATGCCGTCAGGCCAGTCAGTTCATCGAACAGGCACTTGGTCAACGCACCAGCGAGCAGCTGACTGCTGAATTTCATCAATCGGCAAGTCAGCAGCAATCCAATCAACAACATCACTAA
- a CDS encoding AAA family ATPase, with product MKLNTRLTEYVRACFTGIWIESHEHQDALTEIAQLCRDQQWQLATWDIESGLNVPDQPQQDTIGNDPLTAIRSINALASPDGTAILVLQNFHRFLQSAEVVQALARQIVAGKQNRTIVVVLSPVVQIPTELEKMFVVMEHDLPNRQELDEIARGIATEEGELPKDSELQTVIDAAAGLTRMEAENAFSLSLVRQERITADAVWEMKTQTLKKSGLLSLYRGGEDFSSLGGLSALKAFCKRAMLQSHRGNSRYRPRGVLLLSPPGCGKSQFCKALGKEVGRPVLNIDVGSLMGSLVGQSEERTRQALKIIDAMAPCVAMIDEVEKAFAGMNGSGDSGVASRMFGTFLSWLNDHESDVFVVCTANDVSKLPPEFSRSERFDGVFFLDLPSREEKDAIWKLYRDLYEIDSAQGAPDDTNWTGAEIKSCCRLAALLDLPLNQAAQNVVPVAVTAAESVGQLRSWASGRCLSASRSGIYQQTNGSPKARRRVNREPSNN from the coding sequence TTGAAACTCAATACTCGCCTCACGGAGTACGTGAGAGCATGTTTTACGGGCATCTGGATCGAGTCCCACGAACACCAGGATGCCCTCACCGAAATCGCTCAGCTCTGCCGCGACCAACAATGGCAACTGGCGACCTGGGACATTGAATCTGGTTTGAACGTTCCCGATCAACCGCAACAGGACACGATCGGCAACGATCCGTTGACCGCGATCCGGTCGATCAACGCTCTCGCCTCGCCTGACGGCACAGCGATCCTCGTGCTGCAGAACTTTCATCGGTTCTTGCAGTCCGCTGAAGTCGTCCAGGCACTGGCACGTCAGATCGTGGCTGGCAAACAGAACCGCACGATCGTGGTCGTGCTTTCGCCGGTGGTGCAGATCCCGACGGAACTGGAAAAGATGTTCGTGGTGATGGAGCATGACCTGCCCAACCGCCAGGAACTCGATGAGATCGCTCGAGGAATCGCCACCGAAGAGGGAGAATTGCCGAAAGACTCCGAACTTCAAACGGTGATCGACGCGGCGGCTGGCTTGACTCGCATGGAAGCTGAGAACGCTTTCAGCTTGTCACTGGTCCGTCAGGAACGGATCACTGCCGATGCGGTTTGGGAGATGAAGACCCAAACGCTAAAAAAAAGTGGTTTGCTTTCGCTATACCGCGGCGGCGAGGACTTCAGCAGCCTGGGAGGCCTGTCGGCACTGAAGGCTTTCTGTAAACGGGCCATGCTGCAGTCGCACCGAGGCAACTCACGCTATCGCCCGCGGGGCGTTTTACTTCTCTCCCCACCAGGATGCGGCAAGTCGCAATTCTGCAAAGCCCTCGGCAAGGAAGTCGGTCGCCCGGTGTTGAATATCGATGTCGGCAGCCTGATGGGTTCACTCGTCGGGCAGTCGGAGGAACGCACTCGCCAGGCACTGAAAATCATCGACGCAATGGCTCCGTGTGTGGCGATGATCGATGAAGTCGAAAAAGCGTTTGCGGGAATGAACGGCAGTGGCGACTCCGGAGTCGCATCACGGATGTTCGGCACGTTCTTATCGTGGCTCAATGATCACGAGTCGGATGTGTTCGTGGTCTGTACAGCGAACGACGTCTCCAAGCTGCCACCCGAGTTCAGTCGCAGCGAACGTTTCGACGGTGTGTTCTTTCTCGATCTGCCCAGTCGTGAAGAGAAGGATGCGATTTGGAAGCTTTATCGGGATCTCTATGAAATCGACTCCGCACAGGGTGCTCCCGATGACACCAACTGGACTGGGGCGGAAATCAAGTCGTGCTGTCGTCTGGCAGCGTTGCTTGATCTGCCACTGAATCAGGCGGCACAGAACGTGGTGCCGGTGGCGGTGACCGCGGCAGAGTCCGTAGGTCAACTGCGTTCCTGGGCCAGCGGTCGATGTCTGTCGGCCAGTCGCTCTGGCATCTATCAGCAGACTAACGGTTCGCCAAAGGCTCGCCGCCGAGTCAATCGAGAACCGTCGAACAACTGA
- a CDS encoding ThiF family adenylyltransferase, producing MNTNPDRFDRQASLVPRDRIQEASVTVIGVGAIGRQVALQLASIGVTKLQLIDFDTVERTNVTTQGYRADEVGQAKVTATMLEVERIDPSIEIDYIIDRFRSTHRVGDVVFCCVDSIATRATVWRCLQRRIQLLIDTRMNGETIRLLTAEPSKSRHAYESTLFAQGDAHAGTCTAKSTIYAASIAAGLSVHQLTRWLRDMPLDSDFTFNLLASELNVAGEFTSSIQENTFA from the coding sequence TTGAATACCAACCCAGATCGTTTCGACCGTCAAGCGAGTCTCGTTCCGCGAGATCGTATTCAGGAAGCGAGCGTCACGGTGATCGGCGTCGGAGCGATCGGTCGCCAAGTCGCTCTGCAACTCGCCTCGATCGGCGTCACGAAGTTGCAATTGATTGACTTCGACACCGTCGAGCGGACCAACGTGACCACGCAAGGCTACCGGGCCGATGAGGTCGGGCAAGCCAAGGTGACGGCAACGATGCTGGAGGTCGAACGCATCGATCCATCGATCGAAATCGACTACATCATCGACCGCTTCCGCTCAACGCACCGCGTCGGTGACGTCGTGTTCTGCTGCGTCGACAGCATCGCGACGCGGGCGACGGTGTGGCGATGCCTTCAAAGGCGGATCCAACTGCTGATCGATACCCGGATGAACGGCGAGACGATTCGTTTACTGACGGCTGAGCCCAGCAAATCACGTCACGCCTACGAATCGACGTTGTTCGCCCAGGGTGACGCTCACGCAGGAACCTGCACGGCAAAATCGACAATCTACGCAGCATCCATTGCCGCGGGCTTGTCCGTGCATCAATTAACACGCTGGCTCCGTGATATGCCACTGGACAGCGATTTCACCTTTAACTTACTCGCCAGCGAACTGAACGTCGCTGGCGAATTCACATCTTCCATTCAGGAGAACACGTTTGCATAA
- a CDS encoding sulfatase-like hydrolase/transferase, with protein MKYVALFALLCSAQWLHAAETRPPNILFIIADDQSPFDLKVYNPDSRLDTPAIDRLAAEGMVFDGAYQMGSWSGAVCTPSRTMVMCGRTVWHLPGGNPLAADAKYVPTDMPDHTMPAVFNAAGYATMRTCKRGNSYAAANQLFSVVNDATKRGGTDETGSAWHGEQVLDYLSERESAKQTDPFLIYFGFSHPHDTRDGKPELLEKYGAINHQDKSSLPPANDQQPKLPVNYLPQHPFDNSHIDVRDEIAVSGVWKNRDEQTIRNELGREFACSENIDIQIQRVLGKLEEMGELDNTYIFYCADHGMAIGRHGLQGKQNLYEHTWRIPMVVKGPGIAPGTRAPGNIYLLDVLATMCDLAGIDAPKTSEGKSFRPVLMGQEQTVRDVLYGCYCGGEKPGMRCVKEGDWKLIRYETADGSAETQLFNLRENPHEFLDEHHDPKVIALSGIDPQSYQRNLAADPKYTEKLREMNQLLLDEMRRLDDPYRFKDQPQDAPEIPAKKQSRNRKQANGEAKKAKSSR; from the coding sequence ATGAAGTACGTCGCTCTATTCGCCCTGCTCTGTTCAGCTCAATGGCTGCATGCTGCTGAAACTCGCCCGCCAAACATCCTCTTCATTATCGCTGACGATCAGTCGCCCTTCGATCTGAAGGTTTATAATCCTGACTCACGTCTCGACACGCCGGCGATCGATCGCCTTGCCGCGGAAGGCATGGTGTTCGACGGTGCATACCAGATGGGGTCGTGGAGTGGTGCGGTGTGTACTCCGTCGCGGACGATGGTGATGTGCGGTCGTACCGTGTGGCATCTGCCGGGCGGCAATCCCTTGGCAGCGGATGCCAAGTATGTACCCACCGACATGCCCGATCATACAATGCCCGCAGTGTTCAATGCCGCTGGTTATGCGACGATGCGGACCTGCAAACGAGGTAACAGCTACGCGGCCGCCAATCAGCTTTTTTCAGTGGTTAACGACGCCACGAAGCGGGGGGGAACCGACGAAACCGGCAGCGCGTGGCACGGTGAACAGGTGCTCGACTATCTGTCGGAGCGAGAATCTGCCAAGCAAACCGATCCGTTTCTGATCTATTTTGGTTTTTCTCATCCCCACGACACCCGTGATGGAAAGCCCGAGTTGCTCGAGAAATATGGTGCAATCAACCATCAGGACAAATCGAGCCTACCTCCAGCTAACGATCAGCAACCTAAGTTACCGGTCAACTATCTACCGCAGCACCCCTTCGACAACTCCCATATCGATGTTCGCGACGAGATCGCCGTCAGCGGTGTATGGAAGAATCGCGACGAACAAACCATCCGTAACGAGCTGGGACGCGAGTTCGCATGCAGTGAAAACATCGATATCCAAATCCAACGCGTGCTCGGGAAACTAGAGGAGATGGGCGAGTTAGACAATACTTACATTTTCTATTGTGCCGATCACGGGATGGCGATTGGGCGGCACGGACTGCAGGGAAAACAAAATCTCTACGAGCACACTTGGCGAATTCCGATGGTCGTGAAAGGCCCCGGCATCGCGCCGGGGACACGGGCCCCAGGCAACATCTATCTGCTCGATGTGCTCGCGACGATGTGCGATTTAGCCGGCATTGACGCCCCCAAAACCAGTGAGGGCAAAAGCTTCCGGCCTGTCCTGATGGGACAAGAACAGACGGTTCGAGATGTTCTCTATGGATGTTATTGCGGTGGAGAGAAGCCGGGGATGCGCTGCGTGAAGGAGGGCGACTGGAAGCTAATCCGCTACGAAACTGCTGATGGATCCGCTGAAACGCAGTTGTTCAATCTTCGCGAGAATCCCCATGAGTTTCTCGACGAGCATCACGATCCCAAGGTGATTGCTCTGAGTGGCATCGACCCCCAGTCCTATCAACGAAACCTGGCGGCCGACCCGAAATACACCGAGAAATTGCGGGAGATGAACCAGCTGTTGCTTGACGAAATGCGTCGTCTCGATGATCCGTATCGTTTCAAGGACCAGCCCCAAGATGCGCCCGAAATTCCCGCCAAGAAGCAGTCTCGCAATCGCAAGCAGGCGAATGGTGAGGCGAAAAAGGCCAAATCCAGTAGGTGA
- a CDS encoding DUF1257 domain-containing protein codes for MSHIVEIKTEVRDEVAIGSACQRLKLDPPTRGTVKLFNSEATGVIVSLPGWRYATVFDTRSGEARFDTYNGHWGKQAQLDRFLQAYAVEKAKREAHLKGHTVTEVSLADGSIKLTVTVGGAT; via the coding sequence ATGAGCCACATCGTGGAAATCAAAACAGAAGTCCGAGACGAGGTCGCAATTGGCTCCGCCTGCCAGCGTCTCAAACTGGATCCGCCCACGCGGGGCACGGTCAAGCTGTTTAACAGCGAGGCCACCGGCGTGATTGTCAGCCTTCCCGGCTGGCGATACGCGACGGTGTTCGACACGCGATCCGGCGAGGCTCGCTTCGACACCTACAACGGCCACTGGGGCAAACAGGCTCAACTCGATCGCTTCTTGCAGGCATACGCCGTCGAGAAGGCAAAACGGGAAGCTCACCTGAAGGGCCACACCGTCACGGAGGTGTCGCTCGCTGACGGCTCCATCAAGTTAACCGTCACGGTAGGAGGTGCCACATGA
- a CDS encoding IS66 family transposase, which produces MVALCIHDAFRAHARRKIDECRSAFPIQVAKLESLIRMLYDIEDQIKALDDAERLSRRQTHSRHVLGLIDEYLQSEPMSSPKVLPKSNLGQTAAYVRRHWASLNRFTANARVPNDDNDCEQLMKRVATGRKNWLFKGSLSAGERAANLMTIIGTAIRNDLDVHAYLDDVLRRALAGETDRSSRRPPAWRDSHPECIRDYRQDERRQAADRKRVRRARRQRLKK; this is translated from the coding sequence ATGGTAGCACTTTGCATCCATGATGCGTTTCGGGCGCATGCACGTCGCAAGATTGACGAGTGCCGCAGTGCGTTTCCAATCCAAGTGGCGAAGCTGGAATCGCTGATCCGGATGCTTTACGACATCGAGGATCAAATCAAGGCTCTCGATGATGCGGAGCGACTATCGCGGCGACAAACCCACTCGCGTCACGTGCTTGGCTTGATCGACGAATACTTACAAAGCGAACCAATGAGTTCGCCCAAGGTTCTTCCCAAAAGCAATCTTGGCCAGACGGCAGCGTACGTGCGTCGCCACTGGGCGTCGCTGAATCGGTTCACCGCAAACGCTCGGGTTCCAAACGATGACAACGACTGCGAGCAGTTGATGAAGCGCGTGGCGACGGGCCGCAAGAACTGGTTGTTCAAAGGCTCGTTGTCAGCGGGTGAACGAGCGGCGAACCTGATGACGATCATCGGGACGGCGATCCGCAATGACTTGGACGTTCACGCGTATTTGGATGATGTGCTGCGCCGCGCCCTGGCTGGTGAAACCGACCGGTCATCGCGACGTCCACCTGCTTGGAGAGACTCGCACCCAGAATGTATCCGCGACTACCGGCAAGACGAACGCCGGCAAGCGGCCGACCGCAAGCGAGTCCGACGCGCCCGCCGTCAACGTCTTAAAAAATAG
- a CDS encoding molybdopterin converting factor has product MKILFINNDGAGFANHIDIEADTTVQSLFNQRIGEGRESNYLIRVNRQPVSSDQILVEGDRVSITPTKIEGAGS; this is encoded by the coding sequence ATGAAGATTTTGTTCATCAACAACGACGGCGCCGGATTCGCCAACCACATCGACATCGAAGCCGATACGACGGTGCAATCTCTGTTCAATCAACGCATCGGTGAAGGCAGGGAATCGAACTACTTGATTCGCGTCAACCGTCAGCCTGTCTCCAGTGACCAAATTCTGGTCGAAGGAGATCGTGTCTCGATCACACCAACCAAGATCGAAGGTGCCGGATCGTGA